The following coding sequences lie in one Xanthomonas hyacinthi genomic window:
- a CDS encoding polycystic kidney disease 1-like 3 has translation MAALLQWRQAVHWRATMKFPYPSKLFGRKPTATGAPGPAAAAPSPAAADAVRDPALPPSVVDGLPRRPPLLRQNATRSGRSAPAPVPTAASSWVSLPAQTHGDLKSLMYPPASADLAPGTRGPLGALLRHEARKESLAAAVPGSQPSAAPSAPPPIRSGPAGAPPPVAAARASAATSALPTVKHIDLVKQPDATIQSLSAAQLGSLAQALNLGPADAPALHDPAARAQLLQDVREHLDMKLEVVFEEEYDTLNENEGIKRSILMKGTTQEQKAWKESDKLNGTNKVNDMKEMREKLQRLAEHTHLWLRENTITDPETQSVRTEVDIYFDGLPDKKERQNGTTLKGGVGQVYRCAKEAGGIVAAALENREDIRVRRVCGLSLGGGSAQMFAAGLQGACKLSHPPSLVLADPALFNRAQVKHAKSPHYDLRSSHGVIITLNAAHAPRRNLVDNLESLGLRGTGLVRISLGLKQDDGREGARIKPYNAFFGYHGNVYHYGKALNRFLGAAMEPAAAAQPGSASAVSRVGESSR, from the coding sequence ATGGCCGCACTGCTGCAATGGCGGCAAGCAGTGCATTGGCGGGCCACGATGAAATTTCCATATCCTTCGAAATTGTTCGGTCGGAAGCCAACCGCTACAGGTGCGCCCGGGCCGGCCGCGGCTGCGCCGTCGCCGGCGGCCGCGGACGCGGTGCGCGATCCCGCGCTGCCGCCGTCCGTTGTCGATGGCTTGCCGCGCCGCCCGCCGCTGCTGCGTCAGAACGCGACCCGGTCTGGTCGCTCCGCGCCGGCGCCCGTCCCCACCGCCGCGTCCAGCTGGGTCAGCCTGCCGGCGCAGACGCACGGCGACTTGAAGAGCTTGATGTATCCTCCGGCCAGCGCGGATCTTGCGCCGGGGACGCGCGGTCCGTTGGGCGCGCTGCTGCGCCATGAAGCGCGCAAGGAGTCGCTGGCCGCCGCCGTCCCTGGAAGCCAGCCGAGCGCGGCGCCATCTGCGCCGCCACCCATCCGCAGCGGACCGGCCGGCGCGCCGCCGCCGGTCGCTGCCGCGCGCGCGTCAGCGGCCACTTCGGCGCTACCGACAGTCAAGCATATCGATCTGGTGAAGCAACCGGATGCGACGATCCAGTCGCTGTCCGCAGCGCAGCTGGGCAGCCTGGCGCAGGCGTTGAATCTTGGCCCGGCAGATGCGCCGGCGCTGCACGATCCTGCCGCACGCGCCCAGCTGTTGCAGGACGTGCGCGAGCATCTGGACATGAAATTGGAAGTTGTTTTCGAGGAGGAATATGACACTCTGAACGAAAACGAGGGCATCAAAAGATCCATATTGATGAAGGGCACCACGCAGGAGCAGAAGGCTTGGAAGGAATCGGACAAGCTGAATGGTACGAACAAGGTGAATGATATGAAGGAGATGCGTGAAAAGTTGCAGCGGCTGGCTGAGCATACCCACCTGTGGTTGCGCGAGAACACCATCACCGACCCGGAAACGCAGTCGGTCAGGACCGAGGTGGATATCTATTTCGATGGTCTTCCCGATAAAAAAGAACGCCAGAACGGCACGACCCTCAAGGGGGGCGTCGGCCAAGTCTATCGTTGTGCCAAAGAAGCCGGCGGCATCGTTGCGGCGGCGCTGGAAAATCGTGAGGATATAAGGGTGCGGCGCGTTTGCGGCTTGTCGTTGGGAGGCGGCTCGGCGCAGATGTTCGCCGCCGGGCTGCAAGGCGCATGCAAGCTCAGTCATCCGCCCTCGCTGGTCCTGGCAGACCCGGCGCTGTTCAATCGGGCGCAGGTGAAGCATGCGAAAAGCCCGCACTACGATCTCAGGTCGTCCCATGGCGTGATCATCACGCTCAATGCGGCTCATGCGCCGCGCCGCAACCTGGTGGACAACCTTGAGTCGTTGGGTTTGCGTGGCACCGGCCTGGTGCGCATCAGCCTGGGCCTGAAGCAGGACGACGGCCGCGAGGGAGCGCGGATCAAGCCATATAACGCCTTCTTCGGCTATCACGGCAATGTCTACCATTACGGGAAGGCGCTGAACCGGTTCCTGGGCGCTGCGATGGAGCCAGCCGCGGCTGCGCAACCGGGATCCGCCAGCGCCGTATCGCGCGTCGGCGAATCCAGCCGCTGA